A stretch of the Lactuca sativa cultivar Salinas chromosome 9, Lsat_Salinas_v11, whole genome shotgun sequence genome encodes the following:
- the LOC111879007 gene encoding KH domain-containing protein At1g09660/At1g09670, which produces MENRIPPGSYFQYSPTGVHTSLQRSSSPSDRERYLAELLAERQKLAPFMQVMPICSRLLNQEIMKTSGMVSNHNFVDHERMLRDRSYRSFNQKPQRGPMDVEAWPTMQPEDNRLLQRMASFQASAMGWPASPGMATPTVIKKVIRLDVPVEKFPNYNFVGRILGPRGNSLKRIEAMTECRIYIRGRGSVKDSVKEEKLKDKPGYEHLNDPLHLLLEAEFPEDIIDSRLDHAVTLLENLLKPVDESMDTYKKHQLRELAMLNGTLREESPSMSPSMSPSMSPFNSNGMKRAKTGR; this is translated from the exons ATGGAGAATAGAATACCACCAGGAAGTTACTTCCAGTACTCTCCTACTGGAGTTCATACTTCACTTCAGAGGTCTTCGTCTCCCTCAGATCGTGAAAG ATATTTGGCAGAATTACTTGCAGAAAGGCAGAAGTTGGCACCATTTATGCAAGTCATGCCTATATGCAGCAGGCTTTTAAATCAAG AGATCATGAAAACATCAGGAATGGTGTCGAATCATAATTTTGTGGATCATGAGAGAATGTTGCGTGACAGGTCATATCGGTCATTTAATCAAAAACCTCAAAGGGGTCCAATGGATGTAGAGGCATGGCCCACAATGCAACCAGAG GATAATCGTCTCCTCCAAAGAATGGCATCATTTCAAGCTTCTGCAATGGGGTGGCCCGCATCACCAGGAATGGCAACACCCACAGTTATAAAAAAAGTTATCAGACTCGATGTTCCCGTTGAAAAATTCCCAAAT TATAACTTTGTGGGCCGAATTCTGGGCCCACGTGGAAATTCTTTGAAAAGGATAGAAGCCATGACAGAGTGTAGAATATATATTAGAGGGCGAGGCTCCGTTAAGGATTCTGTTAAG GAAGAGAAGTTAAAAGATAAACCAGGGTATGAACACCTGAATGATCCTCTTCACTTGTTGCTTGAAGCTGAATTTCCTGAAGACATAATAGACTCACGTTTGGATCATGCagttacactactagaaaacctCCTAAAGCCAGTG GATGAGTCTATGGACACTTACAAGAAGCATCAACTAAGAGAATTGGCTATGCTAAATGGTACTTTAAGAGAGGAAAGCCCTAGTATGAGTCCTAGCATGAGCCCAAGCATGTCTCCCTTTAATAGCAATGGCATGAAACGCGCCAAAACAGGAAGATGA